From the genome of Amyelois transitella isolate CPQ chromosome 22, ilAmyTran1.1, whole genome shotgun sequence:
ACgttcagtgttgccaacttagTGGATTTTCCACTAAATCTGGTGGTTTTAACTTGCCTTTTAGCGGACAAATATGAGTTTTAGTGGCTAGTGGATTTATCTAGTGgaatttaagaattttgtaattttttttaagttattagaATATCGCCTGTAAAATCCACTCGTATCGTTGTTGGAGTTCAATTACTGGACTCATCAATCAATAATTTGCCAACCATCAATTTAGTAGTGAGTAAAACGCCCAAAAGGACCGGCATCCAGGCCAGAAACCAcaacatttcatttcaaactTTATGTCTCTGAGAATTCGACAACAAATGGgctttgttactttttattgtcaaCCACTTCCTATAATTTATGATCGAAACGaattgttacatttattttaaacatcatttatttttatttaattgtaactaaacttataacaatttgtttattctaattaatttgaatatctaatatttgccGCTTAATCCGCCAACAGCGACATCAGGTGCTAATTTCGACACAACAGAAATAAAGTTAGAGGAAcatttagtgtttttttttatggtgcGATTTTTTTTAGTGGATTTCTAGTGGTTTTAGAGGTCGATTCTAGTGGGGAGCTTGATAAGTCGTTGGCAATGGCAACACAGGTTACGTTTGATAAACATTACAGACCGTTCACCATAAGTTGTCCCCTGAGTTTCCTCCCCTCATGTTGGCACTATTGCTTGTCAATCTGTTGTTGTCAGTTTGTCGTATTGTGAAGTGTTCGCCACgtttttgtgttattatttgataattatCGACTTAATCATGCCGAAGTCATTTAAAAGCAGTGCAAGAGAGATTGTGTTGAAGGTGCGTGCCTTTTGTGAGAGAGAAAAGGCAAACCAAGCCCCGTTAATTCCACTCAATCAAGTGCGATCTCGAGTCGCCGCCATGACAAGTTAGTAAAACAGGGATACCAGCTCTAGACACCAATGCCTCTATTATgggtaataataatttatagactaaaataatttaaaaagtacatatctcaacgaatttaatttatctcgTTATGATATTCTCCTTAtttctgtttaaataaaaactaaattttataaaagaatacaaatGTTATGTGTCTATTTCAGGAATGTCGGAGAAAACCGTAAGTAGAATTACTAAAGAAGGTGAAATTGCTGCCTCTACCTCACAAAAACTGAAGTCTCCTGGAAAACATCGTCTGAAACGTAAAACAGTGGAACTTGATGATTTCGATTTATGCGCtataagaaataaagttcATGAAATGTATACTGTAAGAAAAGTTGTTcctactttaaataaattacttgtaGAATTAAAGAATGACATCAATTTTGTTGGGGGCCGAACGACTTTgtggaaaattttaaaacagctTGGATTTCAGTACAAAAAATGTGGTTCGAAACGgaaaattttaatggaaaGACACGACATAGTTGCATGGAGACGAAAATATATCGATACCATGAGGAAAAATCGTATAGACGGACGGCCAATAGTTTTCTTAGACGAAACATACATTCATGCATCATATGCAGTGAAAAAATGTTGGCAAAAAGATGGCGAGGACGGACTAACAAATGATTCTGCTGGAACGCGATGGATTATTGTTAATGCAGGTGGAGAAATAGGATTTATTCCTAATGctcaattgatttttaaatcacAGAGTAAATCCGGGGATTACCATGACGATATGAACAGGACTAATTTCATGAAGTGGCTTTCAGAGAAACTTGTACCCAATTTGCCTCCAAACTCCTTAGTCGTCATGGATAATGCTCCCTATCACACCGTACAAGTGAATAGAGCACCTACTATGAGTTCGTCAAAACTGCAAATGCAAAATTGGATTACAAATAAGGGATTGTCATATTTACCAACAATGTTGAAAGCAGAACtctatcaaattataaaagagCACAAAGAAGCACCAATTTATGAGGCTGACCAATTATTGATAAGTCACGGCCATCAAGTGGTAAGGTTGCCCCCTTACCACTGTGACTTAAATGCTATAGAGCTTATGTGGAGCCTTTTAAAGAGACGAGTAGCTTCTAATAATATCGGACAAGAAGCTGGGAATATTGTGAAACTAACTGAAGAAGCTTTTTTATCTATAACCCCCCATGATTGGCAAAAACAGTGTCAACACGTCAAAAATATAGaagataaattttatgaacGTGATGGTTGTATGGACAATGTTACTGATAGTTTCATAATTGAAGTAGGAAACGATAGCAGCACAGATTCGGATGCGTCAGATGATGATGTTAGTACAAGTGATAGTGATTTGTCTGGAATCGTCCCTTTGGACCATAATTACTCTGtcagaataaattaaaataataaataatttaaattaagaactgTCTTCATTTACGACCTCcttagttttataaatgtgtGTTATTTAAAGAGTGAGTGAGATTTCTCACCTCTACCTACCTCTTTGCGGATAAATAGACGTGATGGTAagtcttatttaaaattatgcaagTAAAACGATATTAATTTGTAGTGGGTAAATACATGTTTAGACAATGGGGGTAAATGGTACATATACTGTCGGCAACACCGTAGACAATGCTGCCAATTCAGAAGTCAGGGGACAACTTATGATGAACGGACTGTACTTGAACATCGCTCAGCAGACGTCACTCGTTCGTTCAGTTCGTTCTTCCGTTCGTTGTTTCGTTGAGCTTTTTAtctgatatttattattgtttgacCCTTGCTTGTTTACTGGACTGTAATTGATCGCCTGCCTACTGACCTTAAGGTATTCTATACGGACTCGGACTTATCTTCCTATCGATATGAGGTGTATCAATTGTGATGTTGATATACAGAGGTTACGGAGGCATACCACCTCTTCATTGCCTAATGATCTACGTGCTATCCTAACAGGATGGCTATCTGTTGAGGTAAGAAATGATTGCACATTTGAAAGGCTTTATTGGCTTAGGCCAAACTGCAAGAAACCTTGTTTAAATTGCCGAGGTTATGTGACAAAATAAACAACCGCTAAATGCCGGCTGTTTAAGTTCGGCTAATTCACTTCGTACCGAATTATCGCGaattcatttatacatattattgatGCTGGATGTCATATGTTCTACTTTTAGATACCAATGGATAGCAATATATGCCATGTGTGTTTCGAACTGCTGAATTCGAATATAGCTGCAGATGGGCGTTTGTTCGGATTCACAAAGTTATGTGTTGCTTGTGGCCATTCTCTTAGAAAAGCACGACAGCGACATACATTAGAAAGGAACCATTCAATGTTGCAGAATTTACCGCAGTCACATCCAGCTTTACATCAggtaagttttaatttgacaGTTCATAACTTATGGGCTTGTATCATTTTCCCAAATTATCCttgtatttaaaagatttatgCTATTTTCTGTCCCAACTAAGCACCAACAAATGAGGTATTCCTCATAGAGCACCCATTTTTAAGCACACCCAAACTATTCCTCGTAGCGCACCTAAATGGTGCGgtaaagaaatgaaataaaattattataattttattcctttAAGCGCACccatgtttaaattttgaataatgatGGGCACTATGGTTGGTgtggtaattttaaaattttcgaatattatattattaactcaGTATCAGTCAATTAAGACTAAATGGGTTTCAAAATTAAGCATTAAGCAGAGCGCAACGCACACTATCACTATAAGATATTTTAGTAATGTGATTTGTGATTTCTGTTCAAAAgcttatttcatttaattatgatttacTTTGCATTTTAAAAGCGATCATAAGTAAAGTTATTATAGAGATTATTTACAAACACGAGTTGGAAAGGACAATCTGTcacatgtaaatataataaatagagtGCACAAAGAAGCATGCCCCCCTTAAGATACTTTCCGAtctgtatttttaactagttTTTGTAGTTACAAATACtagttaaaaatttactattttgcttatttatgttttattcacTACTTTCTACCTACTAGTGCTatgatttttttgtgaaattatcGTTCCTATGGGAAATCCATCTCTGATTGTTGATTATATTACAGTAGAATCCCGATTATCCGAATTTAAACCAGTGGTAATTCCGATAATCGAAAATCCGGATAATCGATTTCATAGTCAAATCaaacaatatttgaaatttaaatgttatattatgtaatgAGTTTGACTGTACCTACGTCTTTAgacaaaagatttaaaaaacaattatacatatgtttgttaTGGTTCAAATATAATGAATGACATTGTAATAAGTACCaatgttatttacaaatttggtTGAAAATaacttgttattaaaataacatgaatCACATGTTTTCATTGCAGCCAAATCCCTGATGTGCTTCAGTTGTAACAGCTGTAAGGAATCCGACTCCTCCTGTCTTTCAAACCACTTAAAAGCTATTTCTAGAGCTTCAAAAGTTTCTGCGTGAGATGTTCCTTGACATCATCCTCAGTTTCAGTCTCTTCTTTGAGATGAGAGCGGGAGTAAACATTCGGAGGCGCGTTTTAATTTGTCGCTACATGTCTAGTTGCGCGGTACTTGAGCCGTGACGTGAGTTAGGATAATTGGGATTCGGATAATCGggattttattgtatttagttAAGCAAGCATTTTCAGGGTGTTAAGactaattacaaattatacctactgtgatttaatgtaccttaaaatatacaattattaatcaatacttttaagacaaagaaacaaatctgtgatttggtaatattttagatattacgtatataagatttaaatgATTCTGAATCAAAGTAGTTTAATGTAGTACCTATAGTAAAACTTTACCAATTGTAacaaaagtaggtatatttaatttttacttatcatTTTTGTGTGGTAAGGattaatgatttaatatactgtgagttaattttataaaacaataaaaatatgctatttatcaacatgtttttttatatctttctacgtaatacattacattaaaCACAACATAAAtagcatattttttgtattagaagCTTTGGACGTGCCGAGAACTTCAATATTAGTGAGACAAGTGATTTAACTTGACCAGACATATCCTGCAAGGGACTGCAATATGCTGATAATGATAAAGGGTAATCCTTTTTAAGCTCAAATGtaagtgtaaaaaataaatcattatttgttataaatgagtattatttataaagacaCTCAATACCCGTAGGCAGGTGTTCTAATTCATCAGGTAATAAGTTGCTACATAAAAGCAATCAGAACTAATAACCAAAATTCTGTCGATATCATATATTACCTACGTTCCCTGCATGCTCCTCCCTATTTTTCACCATGGGTGCGCTATGaggaaaaaaattgtaatatttttatttcatttctttacCGCACCTTTTAGTTTTAGGTGCGCTACGACGAATAGTTTGGGTGCGCAACTTTAGGTGCGCTTAAAAATGGGTGCGCTATGAGGAATACCTCCAACAAATAAGTTTCTAAGTACccacaataattattatttgtttttttttttaaagtaatgtttttgtttatagaTTACAAACTATGCATGTCATAGTTGTTGGGTGAGACATGAAAGGCTATTACTTCAGGATCCCAACCGTGTTGTGAATGAAGCAAGTCTTATACCAAAACATGAACCAATAACTATGCCAGCATCACCACAATCAACATCGGAGCCAGCGCCTGAACCGGCGCCTGAATTTACATCTGAACCAGAAATAAATCTGCCAAATTATAAACGGGTTGCCAACACTTCATCACACTGTGTTTTTGAAGGCTGTACTTTTGTGCAGCGGGGTTACATGTGATTccattattaattaagaagtttcttattgataaatataagttatatatTCCTCGCAGTACGAGAGTTTGTGGAactcatttattattagattcaTGGAGCATTTTGATGGATAATcctaatatttattcttatttcacTGCAAGTCAAATTGAAGATATGTTaactatctcaaaatatcaaatttttcCCACAAAATATCTATGTAACAGAAGATTATCCAAAAGATATTCTCTCTATAAGAAAAGAACTTAAGAAAAAATTGCAGGAGGAGATCAATAAGGGGAAAAAAGCTTATATACGATACGACCGACTTATCATAGAGGGAAACACAGCTGACAAAAGAAAGCGCTCACCATCTGGCTCTCCAGAGCATGCTGGCGGCTCAACAAATAGTAAACTTAACACACCctataaaataactaattcaCACATTTGCCAAAACCCACCATCATCGCAATAATAGTAACACGACGAGCACTAACAAGCAATCAAAACACATCAGTACCCGAAAAATTACGAAGATATCACGTAAAaccaatacaaacaaacaaaagaattaaAGGTCTCAACCCGGCTGGTCACCGTGAGACGTCAGACCAATACCCATCAGATCATAGAGACATAACAAATTTATcaacattacaaacaaaagaaacatttaccaagagaaaaataaatatagcaaCATACAATACTCTGTCGTTAAGAACAAATGAAAAACTGTTAGAACTGGAAAATGCTCTAGAGAAAATCAATTGGGACATAACAGGGCTTGGAGAAGTAAGAAGACTGGGTGAGCAAATAGAAGAACAcgaaaactatatattttactataaagGCGAAACAAAAGGTCTGTATGGTGTAGgatttctagtaaaaaaacACCTTAAGAAATATATCATTGGTTTCAATGGTATATCAGAAAGAATTGCAACACTTACAATTACATTGCCAGGATACAAGAAAGCCTGGACCATATTACAAGTATATGCACCTATGGAAGATACCAAGGACTTAATCAAATATGAGTTCTATAATCTTCTTTCAAAAACCATCGAGAATACCAGAAATCATCTAATAGTCATGGGTGATTTCAATGGCAGAATTGGCAAACAAAAACAAGGAGAAGAAACTATAATAGGAAAAAATGGAACATCAGAAAGATCTAAAAACGGTACTAGAATGGCATTAGAAAATAACCTCAAGTTCATGAACAGctgctttaaaattaaagagtGTCGAAGGTGGACCTGGATTAGAGGTGACGGAAAATACCGCAATGAGATAGACTACATAGCGAGTAACCATCCTAAAGCATTTCAGAACCTTGAAATACCATCGTATGGTAAGAGCAACATTGTAAACTGGTAGTCCAAAAAAGTCAAGAAACTGCTTTAATAGCcaacaagaa
Proteins encoded in this window:
- the LOC106140282 gene encoding uncharacterized protein LOC106140282 isoform X2, encoding MRCINCDVDIQRLRRHTTSSLPNDLRAILTGWLSVEIPMDSNICHVCFELLNSNIAADGRLFGFTKLCVACGHSLRKARQRHTLERNHSMLQNLPQSHPALHQPNP
- the LOC106140282 gene encoding uncharacterized protein LOC106140282 isoform X1, whose protein sequence is MRCINCDVDIQRLRRHTTSSLPNDLRAILTGWLSVEIPMDSNICHVCFELLNSNIAADGRLFGFTKLCVACGHSLRKARQRHTLERNHSMLQNLPQSHPALHQITNYACHSCWVRHERLLLQDPNRVVNEASLIPKHEPITMPASPQSTSEPAPEPAPEFTSEPEINLPNYKRVANTSSHCVFEGCTFVQRGYM
- the LOC106140654 gene encoding uncharacterized protein LOC106140654 — its product is MSEKTVSRITKEGEIAASTSQKLKSPGKHRLKRKTVELDDFDLCAIRNKVHEMYTVRKVVPTLNKLLVELKNDINFVGGRTTLWKILKQLGFQYKKCGSKRKILMERHDIVAWRRKYIDTMRKNRIDGRPIVFLDETYIHASYAVKKCWQKDGEDGLTNDSAGTRWIIVNAGGEIGFIPNAQLIFKSQSKSGDYHDDMNRTNFMKWLSEKLVPNLPPNSLVVMDNAPYHTVQVNRAPTMSSSKLQMQNWITNKGLSYLPTMLKAELYQIIKEHKEAPIYEADQLLISHGHQVVRLPPYHCDLNAIELMWSLLKRRVASNNIGQEAGNIVKLTEEAFLSITPHDWQKQCQHVKNIEDKFYERDGCMDNVTDSFIIEVGNDSSTDSDASDDDVSTSDSDLSGIVPLDHNYSVRIN
- the LOC132903210 gene encoding craniofacial development protein 2-like translates to MGDFNGRIGKQKQGEETIIGKNGTSERSKNGTRMALENNLKFMNSCFKIKECRRWTWIRGDGKYRNEIDYIASNHPKAFQNLEIPSYGKFKTRVSPKDMQATSSLIKR